A genome region from Microplitis mediator isolate UGA2020A chromosome 4, iyMicMedi2.1, whole genome shotgun sequence includes the following:
- the LOC130666998 gene encoding uncharacterized protein LOC130666998 isoform X2 → MCYHRKYVITNLLLLLSLNVELTNGAGRPVTVQSKMINCCEIITPEDVDCEHIRLIEDHVGILPGETANVTLIWPTPYLHDRRGECEIGITYNSTDGTTNLLREKIPFDTYVSNHSVPDILRGYYETSEVKRCASVDEDSLESCQPVNCFVKYGGKRNFYNQKLRKCEPAFLWISDSTQSADANIICHNGRRDNVTGTCVCKEGWRSQRIDSLKSTADSIHMCNFRVSPFPRAASGSNATTSLVILTVIILSLLIFFLCCAMTVLTQNLPPPGARIEYRSILQQTSGPSSIDGSLERLIPISSRMDERKRMYDNFDGSYTRLTY, encoded by the exons ATGTCGAATTGACTAATGGAGCCGGTCGTCCAGTTACTGTGCAAAGTAAAATGATAAACTGCTGCGAGATTATTACTCCAGAGGACGTTGATTGTGAG CACATCCGATTGATTGAAGACCACGTGGGAATCCTGCCCGGAGAGACCGCCAACGTTACTCTGATCTGGCCGACTCCG TATCTCCACGACCGCAGAGGTGAGTGCGAGATCGGTATCACGTACAACAGTACCGATGGAACTACAAATCTGCTGAGGGAAAAAATTCCATTCGACACATATGTCTCCAACCACAGTGTTCCCGATATCCTGCGAG gaTATTATGAAACGAGTGAAGTAAAAAGATGCGCGAGTGTCGATGAAGACTCTCTGGAATCCTGTCAACCAGTAAACTGTTTCGTCAAGTACGGCGGGAAACGTAATTTTTACAAccaaaaattacgaaaatgcGAGCCGGCGTTTCTGTGGATCTCGGACTCGACTCAAAGTGCTGATGCG AATATCATTTGCCATAATGGACGTCGTGACAACGTCACAGGAACGTGTGTATGCAAAGAAGGATGGAGGTCTCAAAGAATTGACAGCTTGAAATCAACTGCGGATTCGATTCATATGTGCAATTTCAGAGTGTCACCATTCCCACGTGCAGCGAGCGGCAGCAATGCTACGACAAGTCTCGTCATCCTT ACGGTAATTATACTGAGCTTGTTGATCTTCTTCTTGTGTTGCGCAATGACAGTACTGACACAAAATCTGCCTCCACCTGGTGCAAGAATCGAGTACCGGTCCATTTTACAGCAGACATCAGGCCCATCTTCAATTGATGGCTCGCTTGAACGTCTCATACCCATCAGCTCTAGAATGGATGAGCGTAAACGAATGTACGATAACTTTGACGGCTCGTACACTCGTCTTacttattaa
- the LOC130666998 gene encoding uncharacterized protein LOC130666998 isoform X4, whose amino-acid sequence MINCCEIITPEDVDCEHIRLIEDHVGILPGETANVTLIWPTPYLHDRRGECEIGITYNSTDGTTNLLREKIPFDTYVSNHSVPDILRGYYETSEVKRCASVDEDSLESCQPVNCFVKYGGKRNFYNQKLRKCEPAFLWISDSTQSADANIICHNGRRDNVTGTCVCKEGWRSQRIDSLKSTADSIHMCNFRVSPFPRAASGSNATTSLVILTVIILSLLIFFLCCAMTVLTQNLPPPGARIEYRSILQQTSGPSSIDGSLERLIPISSRMDERKRMYDNFDGSYTRLTY is encoded by the exons ATGATAAACTGCTGCGAGATTATTACTCCAGAGGACGTTGATTGTGAG CACATCCGATTGATTGAAGACCACGTGGGAATCCTGCCCGGAGAGACCGCCAACGTTACTCTGATCTGGCCGACTCCG TATCTCCACGACCGCAGAGGTGAGTGCGAGATCGGTATCACGTACAACAGTACCGATGGAACTACAAATCTGCTGAGGGAAAAAATTCCATTCGACACATATGTCTCCAACCACAGTGTTCCCGATATCCTGCGAG gaTATTATGAAACGAGTGAAGTAAAAAGATGCGCGAGTGTCGATGAAGACTCTCTGGAATCCTGTCAACCAGTAAACTGTTTCGTCAAGTACGGCGGGAAACGTAATTTTTACAAccaaaaattacgaaaatgcGAGCCGGCGTTTCTGTGGATCTCGGACTCGACTCAAAGTGCTGATGCG AATATCATTTGCCATAATGGACGTCGTGACAACGTCACAGGAACGTGTGTATGCAAAGAAGGATGGAGGTCTCAAAGAATTGACAGCTTGAAATCAACTGCGGATTCGATTCATATGTGCAATTTCAGAGTGTCACCATTCCCACGTGCAGCGAGCGGCAGCAATGCTACGACAAGTCTCGTCATCCTT ACGGTAATTATACTGAGCTTGTTGATCTTCTTCTTGTGTTGCGCAATGACAGTACTGACACAAAATCTGCCTCCACCTGGTGCAAGAATCGAGTACCGGTCCATTTTACAGCAGACATCAGGCCCATCTTCAATTGATGGCTCGCTTGAACGTCTCATACCCATCAGCTCTAGAATGGATGAGCGTAAACGAATGTACGATAACTTTGACGGCTCGTACACTCGTCTTacttattaa
- the LOC130666998 gene encoding uncharacterized protein LOC130666998 isoform X3: MIFYVELTNGAGRPVTVQSKMINCCEIITPEDVDCEHIRLIEDHVGILPGETANVTLIWPTPYLHDRRGECEIGITYNSTDGTTNLLREKIPFDTYVSNHSVPDILRGYYETSEVKRCASVDEDSLESCQPVNCFVKYGGKRNFYNQKLRKCEPAFLWISDSTQSADANIICHNGRRDNVTGTCVCKEGWRSQRIDSLKSTADSIHMCNFRVSPFPRAASGSNATTSLVILTVIILSLLIFFLCCAMTVLTQNLPPPGARIEYRSILQQTSGPSSIDGSLERLIPISSRMDERKRMYDNFDGSYTRLTY, encoded by the exons ATGTCGAATTGACTAATGGAGCCGGTCGTCCAGTTACTGTGCAAAGTAAAATGATAAACTGCTGCGAGATTATTACTCCAGAGGACGTTGATTGTGAG CACATCCGATTGATTGAAGACCACGTGGGAATCCTGCCCGGAGAGACCGCCAACGTTACTCTGATCTGGCCGACTCCG TATCTCCACGACCGCAGAGGTGAGTGCGAGATCGGTATCACGTACAACAGTACCGATGGAACTACAAATCTGCTGAGGGAAAAAATTCCATTCGACACATATGTCTCCAACCACAGTGTTCCCGATATCCTGCGAG gaTATTATGAAACGAGTGAAGTAAAAAGATGCGCGAGTGTCGATGAAGACTCTCTGGAATCCTGTCAACCAGTAAACTGTTTCGTCAAGTACGGCGGGAAACGTAATTTTTACAAccaaaaattacgaaaatgcGAGCCGGCGTTTCTGTGGATCTCGGACTCGACTCAAAGTGCTGATGCG AATATCATTTGCCATAATGGACGTCGTGACAACGTCACAGGAACGTGTGTATGCAAAGAAGGATGGAGGTCTCAAAGAATTGACAGCTTGAAATCAACTGCGGATTCGATTCATATGTGCAATTTCAGAGTGTCACCATTCCCACGTGCAGCGAGCGGCAGCAATGCTACGACAAGTCTCGTCATCCTT ACGGTAATTATACTGAGCTTGTTGATCTTCTTCTTGTGTTGCGCAATGACAGTACTGACACAAAATCTGCCTCCACCTGGTGCAAGAATCGAGTACCGGTCCATTTTACAGCAGACATCAGGCCCATCTTCAATTGATGGCTCGCTTGAACGTCTCATACCCATCAGCTCTAGAATGGATGAGCGTAAACGAATGTACGATAACTTTGACGGCTCGTACACTCGTCTTacttattaa